The Synchiropus splendidus isolate RoL2022-P1 chromosome 8, RoL_Sspl_1.0, whole genome shotgun sequence genome has a window encoding:
- the traf4a gene encoding TNF receptor-associated factor 4a isoform X1, producing MPGFDYKFLEKPKRRFQCPLCSKAMREPVQVSTCGHRFCDTCLQEFLSEGVFKCPEDQLPLDYAKIYPDPELEQQILALPIRCIHSEEGCRWTGQMKQLQGHFSTCAFNVIPCPNRCSVKLTRRDLPDHLQHDCPKRKVKCEFCGSEFTGEAYENHQGVCPQESVYCENKCGARMMRRLLSQHSMAECPKRTQPCKYCGKEFVFDTIQNHQYHCPRFPVQCPNQCGTPNIAREDLANHVKDNCGSALVLCPFKDAGCKHRCPKLAIGRHLEDTTKSHLTMMCNLVGRQRQEILELRREMEELSVSHDGVLIWKLNDYSRKLQEAKLRSNHEFFSPPFYTHRYGYKLQVSAFLNGNGSGEGSHLSVYIRVLPGEYDNLLEWPFSYKVTFSILDQSDPSLSKPQHITETFNPDPNWKNFQKPSSSRNSLDESTLGFGYPKFISHEEIKKRNYIRDNCIFIKASIEIPQKIMA from the exons ATGCCCGGGTTTGATTACAAGTTCCTGGAGAAGCCGAAGAGACGCTTCCAGTGTCCGCTGTGCAGCAAGGCGATGCGGGAGCCGGTCCAAGTGTCAACCTGTGGCCACCGCTTCTGTGACACCTGTCTGCAGGAATTCCTCAG tgaGGGAGTGTTCAAGTGTCCAGAGGACCAGCTGCCACTGGACTACGCCAAG ATCTACCCAGACCCTGAACTGGAGCAGCAGATCTTGGCGCTGCCCATCCGGTGCATCCACAGTGAAGAGGGCTGCCGCTGGACTGGACAGAtgaagcagctgcag GGACACTTTTCCACCTGCGCCTTCAACGTGATCCCCTGCCCCAACCGCTGCTCCGTCAAGCTGACGCGTCGCGACCTGCCCGACCATCTGCAGCACGATTGCCCCAAGCGCAAGGTCAAGTGCGAGTTTTGCGGCAGCGAGTTCACAGGCGAAGCATACGAG AACCACCAGGGCGTTTGCCCCCAAGAGAGCGTGTACTGCGAGAACAAATGTGGGGCGAGGATGATGCGGCGCCTCCTGTCCCAACACAGCATGGCCGAGTGTCCCAAACGCACACAACCCTGCAAGTACTGCGGCAAGGAGTTTGTCTTCGACACCATCCAG AACCACCAGTACCACTGCCCCCGGTTCCCAGTCCAGTGCCCAAACCAGTGCGGCACACCGAACATCGCCAGGGAAGATCTGGCCAATCACGTGAAAGACAACTGTGGCAGCGCGCTTGTTCTGTGCCCTTTCAAAGACGCCGGCTGCAAACACCGG TGTCCCAAACTGGCCATCGGTCGTCACCTGGAGGACACCACCAAGTCTCACCTGACCATGATGTGCAACCTGGTGGGACGCCAGCGGCAGGAGATCCTGGAGCTGCGGCGGGAGATGGAAGAGCTGTCGGTCAGCCACGATGGCGTCCTCATCTGGAAACTCAACGACTACTCGCGCAAGCTTCAGGAAGCCAAACTGAGAAGCAACCACGAGTTCTTCAGCCCGCCGTTCTACACGCACCGCTACGGCTACAAGCTGCAGGTGTCGGCCTTTCTCAACGGCAACGGCAGCGGCGAGGGGTCGCACCTCTCCGTTTACATCCGAGTGCTGCCTGGGGAGTACGACAACCTGTTGGAGTGGCCCTTCTCCTACAAGGTGACTTTCTCCATCCTGGACCAGAGCGACCCCTCGCTTTCTAAACCGCAGCACATCACCGAGACCTTCAATCCGGATCCCAACTGGAAGAACTTCCAAAAGCCCAGCAGCAGCCGCAACTCGCTGGACGAGAGCACCCTCGGCTTCGGCTACCCAAAGTTCATCTCGCACGAGGAGATCAAGAAGCGGAACTACATCCGAGACAACTGCATCTTCATCAAGGCTTCCATAGAGATTCCCCAGAAGATCATGGCTTAG
- the traf4a gene encoding TNF receptor-associated factor 4a isoform X2, with the protein MTSPSWPSSSLKLTHKQDKKDSALTLQALSEGVFKCPEDQLPLDYAKIYPDPELEQQILALPIRCIHSEEGCRWTGQMKQLQGHFSTCAFNVIPCPNRCSVKLTRRDLPDHLQHDCPKRKVKCEFCGSEFTGEAYENHQGVCPQESVYCENKCGARMMRRLLSQHSMAECPKRTQPCKYCGKEFVFDTIQNHQYHCPRFPVQCPNQCGTPNIAREDLANHVKDNCGSALVLCPFKDAGCKHRCPKLAIGRHLEDTTKSHLTMMCNLVGRQRQEILELRREMEELSVSHDGVLIWKLNDYSRKLQEAKLRSNHEFFSPPFYTHRYGYKLQVSAFLNGNGSGEGSHLSVYIRVLPGEYDNLLEWPFSYKVTFSILDQSDPSLSKPQHITETFNPDPNWKNFQKPSSSRNSLDESTLGFGYPKFISHEEIKKRNYIRDNCIFIKASIEIPQKIMA; encoded by the exons ATGACGTCCCCGAGCTGGCCTTCATCTAGTTTAAAGTTAACTCACAAGCAAGACAAAAAAGATTCTGCTTTGACTTTGCAGGCTTTAAG tgaGGGAGTGTTCAAGTGTCCAGAGGACCAGCTGCCACTGGACTACGCCAAG ATCTACCCAGACCCTGAACTGGAGCAGCAGATCTTGGCGCTGCCCATCCGGTGCATCCACAGTGAAGAGGGCTGCCGCTGGACTGGACAGAtgaagcagctgcag GGACACTTTTCCACCTGCGCCTTCAACGTGATCCCCTGCCCCAACCGCTGCTCCGTCAAGCTGACGCGTCGCGACCTGCCCGACCATCTGCAGCACGATTGCCCCAAGCGCAAGGTCAAGTGCGAGTTTTGCGGCAGCGAGTTCACAGGCGAAGCATACGAG AACCACCAGGGCGTTTGCCCCCAAGAGAGCGTGTACTGCGAGAACAAATGTGGGGCGAGGATGATGCGGCGCCTCCTGTCCCAACACAGCATGGCCGAGTGTCCCAAACGCACACAACCCTGCAAGTACTGCGGCAAGGAGTTTGTCTTCGACACCATCCAG AACCACCAGTACCACTGCCCCCGGTTCCCAGTCCAGTGCCCAAACCAGTGCGGCACACCGAACATCGCCAGGGAAGATCTGGCCAATCACGTGAAAGACAACTGTGGCAGCGCGCTTGTTCTGTGCCCTTTCAAAGACGCCGGCTGCAAACACCGG TGTCCCAAACTGGCCATCGGTCGTCACCTGGAGGACACCACCAAGTCTCACCTGACCATGATGTGCAACCTGGTGGGACGCCAGCGGCAGGAGATCCTGGAGCTGCGGCGGGAGATGGAAGAGCTGTCGGTCAGCCACGATGGCGTCCTCATCTGGAAACTCAACGACTACTCGCGCAAGCTTCAGGAAGCCAAACTGAGAAGCAACCACGAGTTCTTCAGCCCGCCGTTCTACACGCACCGCTACGGCTACAAGCTGCAGGTGTCGGCCTTTCTCAACGGCAACGGCAGCGGCGAGGGGTCGCACCTCTCCGTTTACATCCGAGTGCTGCCTGGGGAGTACGACAACCTGTTGGAGTGGCCCTTCTCCTACAAGGTGACTTTCTCCATCCTGGACCAGAGCGACCCCTCGCTTTCTAAACCGCAGCACATCACCGAGACCTTCAATCCGGATCCCAACTGGAAGAACTTCCAAAAGCCCAGCAGCAGCCGCAACTCGCTGGACGAGAGCACCCTCGGCTTCGGCTACCCAAAGTTCATCTCGCACGAGGAGATCAAGAAGCGGAACTACATCCGAGACAACTGCATCTTCATCAAGGCTTCCATAGAGATTCCCCAGAAGATCATGGCTTAG